The Arachis hypogaea cultivar Tifrunner chromosome 14, arahy.Tifrunner.gnm2.J5K5, whole genome shotgun sequence DNA window CAAGAGTTGGTAGTGGAGGTTTAGAGTGATCTTCACATTTCTTCACTAGTTGAACCCCACATAAACCTTTGTTTCCCTTGAAAGAACTATTTTCAAATGTGGAAAATTGTCTATTTTCTGGTATTGGACCTGAGAGATTGTTGAAGGACACATTGAAGAAATCCAAGAAGGTTAGCCCTGTGAGTTGTTGAGGAATATTCCCTGACAAGCTATTGAGAGAAAGGTCCAGTACTTCAAGATTTGAAAGCTTTCCGAAGGAAGATGGGATGCTGCCAGTAAACATGTTATTGGACAAATTGAGCACAACAAGCCTATTCAAACTTCCCATGATATCCGGAATCTCACCAGAAATTTTGTTGCATGAAAGATCAATGGCTATCATATAATGAAAGTATTGATCCCCATGATAATTCATGACAACTCCTTTGTTGGATATTGAAAATGAATATGAATCAATATCAATCAAAGAATGTTGCAATCGATAAATGTCGTTTTTGAGATGTACTTGATTACTTGTGTTGGAAAGTGTCATCGATTTGAAGTTCTTGAATATTTCTGATTGTCATGGCCCAAAACGAGCCATGACCAGCGCTCAGGAAAATAATCCCTAGCAAGCCTAACCGACTCAAcgataaattgaataaaaaaataacaaatatttgaAATAGAAAATTACAGTTTctaaaatgaataattacatattcttaataaaagataaaataaataaatatggatggatcctgcctgtgacatatggagcatatacATCTAGGAACTCGACAAAAATAGATACTCATTGCAGA harbors:
- the LOC112744458 gene encoding receptor-like protein 47; the encoded protein is MTLSNTSNQVHLKNDIYRLQHSLIDIDSYSFSISNKGVVMNYHGDQYFHYMIAIDLSCNKISGEIPDIMGSLNRLVVLNLSNNMFTGSIPSSFGKLSNLEVLDLSLNSLSGNIPQQLTGLTFLDFFNVSFNNLSGPIPENRQFSTFENSSFKGNKGLCGVQLVKKCEDHSKPPLPTLDGDQDSESKSFFEFNWMVILIGYGGGLIAGLALGNAFAGDVFRLLKRIF